Below is a genomic region from Burkholderia pseudomultivorans.
GGCAGCTCGTGCATGTCGTCGAATACGTGGCGCGCGCCGATCCCGCGCAGCGCGTCGATCTGCGCGGCCGCCGCATGCCCGCCGCCGACGAAGCCGAGCACGGTCATGCCGGCCGCGGCCGCCGCGGTGATCCCGGTCGCGCTGTCCTCGACGACGAGGCACTGCGCGGGCGCGACGCCGAGCGCGTGCGCGGCCGCGAGATACACGTCGGGCGCCGGCTTCGGCCGCGCGACGGCGTCCGCGCAGAACAGCCGGTCGCCGAAGAAGCGCGCGAGGCCGGTGCGCGCGAGCGCCGCTTCGACGTAGCCGCGATAGCTGTTGCTCGCGCAGGCCTTGGTCAGCTCGATCGCCGCGAGCGCCGCGTCGATGCCGTCGACCATCGGTGCATGCACGGCCGCCGCTTCGACCGTGCGACGGATCGCGTCGACGTCGGCGGCGCTCAGCGTGCGGCCGACCGCCTCGCTCGCGCCGGCCAGCACGCGCTCGATGCGCAGCCCGAGCAGCGGCATCACGGCCGGCCGCGCATCGACGCCCGGCCAGCGCGCGTCGAGCTCGCGCACGAGCACGTCGGCGGCGACGGCCTCGCTGTCGATCAACACGCCGTCGCAGTCGCAGATCAACGCGGCTGCGCCTTCGCCCGTCGCACCGGCGCTCATTTGACGGCCCCGAACGTGAGCCCGCGCACCAGCTGCTTCTGCGACAGCCAGCCGACGATCAGGATCGGCGCGACCGCGAGCAGCGACGCGGCGGACAGCTTCGCCCAGAACAGCCCTTCGGGGCTCGAGTACGACGCGATGAACACGGTCAGCGGCGCGGCGTTGGAGCTCGACAGGTTGATGCTCCAGAACGCCTCGTTCCACGACAGGATCACCAGGAGCAGCGCGGTCGACGCGAGCCCCGGCAGCGCCATCGGCATCAGCAGGTAGACGATCTCCTGCCACGTCGACGCACCGTCGATGCGCCCCGCTTCGAGAATGTCCTTCGGGATCTCGTTGAAGTACGTGAAGGTCATCCACACCGCGATCGGCAGGTTGATCAGCGTATA
It encodes:
- a CDS encoding HAD family hydrolase; this encodes MSAGATGEGAAALICDCDGVLIDSEAVAADVLVRELDARWPGVDARPAVMPLLGLRIERVLAGASEAVGRTLSAADVDAIRRTVEAAAVHAPMVDGIDAALAAIELTKACASNSYRGYVEAALARTGLARFFGDRLFCADAVARPKPAPDVYLAAAHALGVAPAQCLVVEDSATGITAAAAAGMTVLGFVGGGHAAAAQIDALRGIGARHVFDDMHELPGYVARWQATGAVLPH